The nucleotide window TCCCCAGGGGTTGCTGCAGGAATGGGTGACACATCCAGCCAAGGCTCACGTGGCTGACTTGGGCACatgcacagaaaatattttcactgacaTTTTGAAGCCTGTTGGAATACAGAGCTGCCAGGCACAAGCTGCCAGAACAGCACCAGGTTTAGTAAGATGGTAAGCTGGACAAGGGTATCAAAAGTGTTGCAAAGTTTATGAAATCATGTAAATCACTCTGAAGCTATTTTAGCAGATGCCAACCACGATTGATCTATGCAAGAGAACTGCAAGTTTGCAAACTACCATACATCCACACACAAAGTGTGAGCTTACatttctactactttctgttttaatttattaCCCGTTCTGCGAACTGTTCAGTAGGAGCTGTTTAATGTCTGCAAGACTGAGAATGTGATCCCACCATGTGCAGGTCTGACCtcctctgagctgcagcctggggactcagctgggagctggtgCTGGCCTGTGAACAGTGACCCCCCAGGAGTAATGAACTGCACTGACATGCAAATCATCAGTTATGCATCAATCAGGACATCACTTTTATTAACTGCATTTTCCATTTCTGTCACACACCATGAATGTTTATACAATGAAAGAGCCCAACATTGCTGGAAGCAACCTGTACCCTCTtaacacacgcacacacacacagattctTTCTTGGTGAGAAATCTTTATATTTCTGTTTGTTAATTCTGCTTATTTATACTGCTACTCTTAAAATTCTGTGTTGAGATTGTCCCATCTTAAATACAGATTAAGTAAGTTGCTAGAGgtacattttatatatatgtatatatttatataattatatacacacatacagaaaaatacaaGACTAATTGTTTTCCCACAATATTTAATTTATACACTACTGGAACTATAATGCAACTTTTAAAGACACGTTAAGGGGTACAAGAAACTGTTTACTTTGCTCTAAATAGTTTGGTCCAATATTACCTTAATGTAGTGGTTATTCTCGCCCTTCCTTTTATGTGACAACATAATACAACATACACCACATGCACAATCATTCACCTAGCAACAAATGGATAAAAGGACACCACTCAGACTAACATTTGTATGCCCAAAGGTTCAACCAACCACACACAACTATAAGGCTATAATACAACTATGCAGCATAAATGGTCAACACTGCTGTTCTAAAGTGAGCACCATATATACAGTTGTATATAAAAACATTGGAAACAAAATACACCTGGGGTTAGTCAAAAGGTGCCATTCCAAGGCTGTACATAATATCAGGAAAGTATTTACAATACTTGGAAAAAAAGCTGCAACAAATAAGTTTATTGCCAATGCCCCTTATAAACTTGTCTCCTACTTGGATGTTATGCTCACTGTTTGTGAAGCACACATCACGTTTCTGGCCCTTGATAAGATCCCTGCTCAAAAATTTCAAGCAAATAATATGTTCTATGGCTTCACCCACACATCTATTCTTGTAGCTTTTCGTTTATAAATATAATGCTGACTAAACTGCAACTAGAGTTTAGAACTTCGAGGAGGAAAACGCTTATCCTCTGCCTTGTTACGAAGCAGAATGTAAAATCCCTGGCTAGTTCAGCCAGTAAGAGTACCCCACGCACTCTGGACTCTGTTAGTTACGTCCTCTACTAACCGAGAGGAGCTGCCATGAGCTGTAGAAACGACAGCCAAGCGTCACGCCGTTCTTtggtgctctgctctctctgcagcagacGTGCAAGGCTCCGTGTTGAACCACTCTGCAGAAGTTACAAGATGCTCAACAGTGGAAACTCCTCTCAGACATCTGATGTCTGCCCAGGGTGCTGCTACATAATACCACCAGTTTCACTGGCATTGCTTAGAAGACCCAGTGCacaacatgaaaaaataaaaacattcttcCCCTTCCCAAAACTAGGAATCTGCAATATATTTTATTCTAGATAATAAAATTCCACACAGTTATTTCACCTGGTCAAAAGTATCCTTTTGTACAGAAATACTCTAAATCAAGACCTTGCCATGGCAATGGGAAACCCCACAGTAAGGCTAAGAGctgtaaaataaatactttCCTATATGCTACTCTAAATTGACTTTATGAAAAAGCATGATTGCTGAGAGAAAATAAGTGGTGTACATGGGGGGAACAGCAGTATTTTAAGTCTTAAGAAAGTAGTAACCATTTGAGAAATGTAAATGACAAGAATTTCAGTTTGAATCCAATTACCTAAAGGATTTCTGTTCCTTATTGCCTTTAGAAATCTCAGGGAGGCGAGGAGAGGATAGGGGAGGTGGTCTAGAAGGTAGAACTGTAAAACATTAAGTGTCATGACATACTAATCACAAAAGTAATTCATACAAACACTTTGTTTTCACTTACCATGTAAAAACTCAGAAGTAGACTTAATAGTTtgttatattaaaaaaagattgTCTGCTTGTAATATTAACATCTCTCTATGGAGGAAAGCTGCCTTACAATCctacttgtctttttttttcataagggaaaaagaaaagggagaaaaaaaagtaacctgcccttagcaaaacaaaacaagatctTTTCAGTTTGACTTTTGTGACACAACTTCATCCACATCATAGCTTAAGACAAACAGGCGTAGGTTTAAAATCCTGTTTCAAGATCACTAATTTTCAGTGCATCTTTGCTTTGTACAAGCCTTGGAACATCTGAAAGCTCCCTGAAGAGTTTTCAGCATCAAAACATTATTGCTTTGGTTCTGTTTCAGACACACAGAAGTATAGCACATTATCACGTATTTTTGTTAGTTATCACAGAAGGTCAGAACAGGAATTAACATttcacaagcaaacaaaagcttcTCTCTAGTTCAAGTGCAGAACAGGAAACTTCTAAGTGCTCCATTTACATTAGGATCCAGATATTTATTTTAACTCAATCCAGATCTTCCATAGTAAAATTATAAATGTAAAAATTACACaataaaatattctgttttGTTGAAAAAGAAAGACATATTGGCTAGCAGCATGCAAAGACCATGCATTGTcaagcaaacacaaaataaaagtgTAATAAATAACTGCTCAAAGCCCACTTAAAAACCTTAAGACAACAAAAGGGGGTCCATGACAAGGTGTTCACAGCTCTGAACAGGAAGAATGACATTGTCAAGTAGATTGAGCTATTAAAGTCAGGTAGATGGTTGTCAAATGACATGACAACAGCTGGTTTGGCTGGAGGTACACAGCAGCCCCTCCTTTGGGTTCCGCTGGATGTTCACAGATATCGTCTTTTCACAGAGAGGTAGTTGTAGCACACTGTTCTTTAAGTTCCTGCTCTTTATCCGCTCCAGCTCGTTTGCTGTGTCTGACATCCGCTCAGAAAAAAGCTTTAGGTTGCCCAGCGAAGAGGCCTGGTTTGTGTTGCCGCTGGAGCTTATACACATTTTCCATGTTGACTTCTCCTGTACTTTTACACTGGAAAAGGACAGACTGTTTTGAGGATCAATAATGTATTTAGTGCTGCCATGAATCTGCGAACCTAGGCAAAGGCTCATTAACTTTAGGCTTTCAACTACATCCCCTGCACTTCTAGACGATAACTGCGTTGAGTTTCCAGATCCAGCGCATCTCCGAGTAGAGCCTGAAGTGGTGTTGGTGCCACCGCCAGAGCTACCAGAGGGACTCCCCCCACTTTTGTTGTTGTCACTTGGGCTCGTTTTGTCTACCCCTCCATTTCCGTtacttggtttgctttgcccgCCGCCATCTCCTTGGCTGCCAGGTGGCCCTTCACTGCTATCCCTCCTGTGCCAGGAGTATGTGAAGCCACTGTCTTTGTCCAGGCGTCTCCTACTTTCCGAGTCATCATCGCTTGTTTCTGAGCTACTGCAACTAGAGCCTCGTCCCTGGCTTTTCCTCCGGTGATAACGTTTGTGCACGGTGCTAGGTGAAGCAATATTCATTTTTAACCTGCTGAGCTTTGGGGGTAAGTTCTCATCCATGTCAAACTCATCATCTGACTCACCCTCTTCAAAGATCTGATTGAGGACCGGTGCACTCTTTCTTGAAGTAAGACGGTTTGTAACTGAAGGCTTACGGCGCAGAACAACTTGAGTGGAAAGAGAAATGGGTTTCTtatcttcttcatcttcctcctcatcttcttctACTCTGAACAAGCACTTCCGGCCACTTGTAGTGGGTTTTAAGCTCACCGATGGGACTGCTGAAAGTGCTGGTCCAGCTAATTCAGGGAtgtcttctttctttgctgACTCACCAAGGGCCTTGCTTCTGTGGCCATTGAGAACGTTCTCAGCTGTGCGAGCTGGTGACTGAGGAACAGTTGcatgggagagaggagaagctgTGAGGTCATCCTCCAGATCTTGGGGTACGTCAATTTTTGTTGG belongs to Indicator indicator isolate 239-I01 chromosome 11, UM_Iind_1.1, whole genome shotgun sequence and includes:
- the SNRK gene encoding SNF-related serine/threonine-protein kinase is translated as MAGFKRGYDGKIAGLYDLDKTLGRGHFAVVKLARHVFTGEKVAVKVIDKTKLDTLATGHLFQEVRCMKLVQHPNIVRLYEVIDTQTKLYLILELGDGGDMFDYIMKHEEGLNEDLAKKYFAQIVHAISYCHKLHVVHRDLKPENVVFFEKQGLVKLTDFGFSNKFQPGKKLTTSCGSLAYSAPEILLGDEYDAPAVDIWSLGVILFMLVCGQPPFQEANDSETLTMIMDCKYTVPPHVSKECKDLITRMLQRDPKRRASLEEIENHAWLQGVDPSPATKYNIPLVSYKNLSEEEHNSIIQRMVLGDIADRDTIVEALETNKYNHITATYFLLAERILREKQEKEIQTRSASPSNIKAQFRQSWPTKIDVPQDLEDDLTASPLSHATVPQSPARTAENVLNGHRSKALGESAKKEDIPELAGPALSAVPSVSLKPTTSGRKCLFRVEEDEEEDEEDKKPISLSTQVVLRRKPSVTNRLTSRKSAPVLNQIFEEGESDDEFDMDENLPPKLSRLKMNIASPSTVHKRYHRRKSQGRGSSCSSSETSDDDSESRRRLDKDSGFTYSWHRRDSSEGPPGSQGDGGGQSKPSNGNGGVDKTSPSDNNKSGGSPSGSSGGGTNTTSGSTRRCAGSGNSTQLSSRSAGDVVESLKLMSLCLGSQIHGSTKYIIDPQNSLSFSSVKVQEKSTWKMCISSSGNTNQASSLGNLKLFSERMSDTANELERIKSRNLKNSVLQLPLCEKTISVNIQRNPKEGLLCTSSQTSCCHVI